The following proteins are encoded in a genomic region of Corylus avellana chromosome ca4, CavTom2PMs-1.0:
- the LOC132177248 gene encoding probable cinnamyl alcohol dehydrogenase 1 — VKIAKAMGHHVTVISSSDKKREEALEHLGADDYLVSSDSTRMQEVADSLDYIIDTVPVFHPLEPYLSLLRLDGKLILMGVINTPLQFLTPVVMLGRKTITGSFVGSIKETEEMLEFCKEKGLSSMIEVVKMDYVNKALERLEKNDVRYRFVVDVAGSNLDDE; from the exons GTGAAAATAGCAAAGGCCATGGGGCACCATGTGACTGTCATAAGCTCTTCGGATAAGAAGAGAGAGGAGGCTTTGGAGCATCTTGGGGCTGACGATTACCTGGTCAGCTCCGATTCCACTCGGATGCAGGAAGTCGCTGACTCGCTCGACTATATCATTGACACTGTGCCTGTTTTTCACCCTCTTGAGCCTTACCTTTCTTTGTTGAGGCTGGATGGAAAGTTGATCTTGATGGGTGTCATCAATACTCCTCTGCAGTTTCTCACCCCCGTCGTTATGCTTg GGAGAAAGACAATCACAGGGAGCTTTGTAGGGAGCATAAAGGAAACAGAGGAGATGCTCGAGTTCTGCAAAGAGAAAGGCCTGAGTTCCATGATTGAGGTTGTGAAGATGGATTACGTTAACAAAGCCCTTGAAAGGTTGGAGAAGAATGATGTAAGATACAGATTCGTAGTGGATGTTGCAGGAAGCAATCTTGATGATGAGTGA
- the LOC132178992 gene encoding cinnamyl alcohol dehydrogenase 1: MGSLEAERKVTGWAARDPSGVLSPYTYTLRNTGPEDVYIKVICCGVCHTDIHQIKNDLGMSNYPMVPGHEVVGEVVEVGSDVAKFRVGDTVGVGAIVGCCRNCRPCNGDTEQYCNKKIWSYNDVYSDGKPTQGGFAGAMVVHQKFVVKIPDGLEAEQVAPLLCAGVTVYSPLSHFGLKQSGLRGGILGLGGVGHMGVKIAKAMGHHVTVISSSDKKREEALEHLGADDYLVSSDSTRMQEVADSLDYIIDTVPVFHPLEPYLSLLRLDGKLILMGVINTPLQFLTPVVMLGRKTITGSFVGSIKETEEMLEFCKEKGLSSMIEVVKMDYVNKALERLEKNDVRYRFVVDVAGSNLDDE; the protein is encoded by the exons TAG AAACACAGGCCCAGAAGATGTTTACATCAAAGTAATCTGCTGTGGAGTTTGCCACACTGATATTCATCAGATCAAGAATGATCTTGGCATGTCCAACTATCCCATGGTTCCTGG GCACGAAGTGGTGGGGGAGGTGGTGGAGGTGGGATCAGATGTTGCCAAGTTCAGAGTAGGAGACACCGTGGGAGTCGGAGCCATCGTCGGATGCTGCAGAAACTGCCGCCCATGCAATGGGGATACAGAGCAATACTGCAACAAGAAAATCTGGTCCTACAATGACGTGTACAGTGATGGCAAACCCACCCAAGGCGGCTTTGCTGGCGCCATGGTCGTCCACCAAAA ATTTGTGGTGAAGATACCAGATGGGTTGGAGGCAGAGCAGGTGGCGCCGCTGCTGTGCGCCGGGGTGACAGTTTACAGTCCACTGAGTCACTTTGGTTTGAAGCAGAGTGGGTTGAGAGGAGGGATATTGGGGCTTGGAGGAGTGGGACACATGGGGGTGAAAATAGCAAAGGCCATGGGGCACCATGTGACTGTCATAAGCTCTTCGGATAAGAAGAGAGAGGAGGCTTTGGAGCATCTTGGGGCTGACGATTACCTGGTCAGCTCCGATTCCACTCGGATGCAGGAAGTCGCTGACTCGCTCGACTATATCATTGACACTGTGCCTGTTTTTCACCCTCTTGAGCCTTACCTTTCTTTGTTGAGGCTGGATGGAAAGTTGATCTTGATGGGTGTCATCAATACTCCTCTGCAGTTTCTCACCCCCGTCGTTATGCTTg GGAGAAAGACAATCACAGGGAGCTTTGTAGGGAGCATAAAGGAAACAGAGGAGATGCTCGAGTTCTGCAAAGAGAAAGGCCTGAGTTCCATGATTGAGGTTGTGAAGATGGATTACGTTAACAAAGCCCTTGAAAGGTTGGAGAAGAATGATGTAAGATACAGATTCGTAGTGGATGTTGCAGGAAGCAATCTTGATGATGAGTGA